Below is a window of Rattus norvegicus strain BN/NHsdMcwi chromosome 5, GRCr8, whole genome shotgun sequence DNA.
GAGTGTTTTATTAAAGTTTCCATTATAATTgtagagatctttcacttacttggttaagtTTATCCCTAGGTGTTCTCTCTTTTTTGAGGTAATTTTGGATGTGGCTTCTTCCTTGGCATGGTTGTTACTGGTATATAGGAAGGCTACAGATGTATGTAAGCTCATGTATCTTTCCACCTTGTTGGAAGTGATTGTCAGTTAGACTTTTCTAGTAGTGTAGGGTTTCCTTGTCTGTAACAATTTCATCTTACGAACAGGGCTGCTTCGGCTTTCCTACCTGCCACCTTCCATTTGCCTCTCTCCTTGCTCCAGCTCAGACTGCTGGCCCTGGTGGAGAGCAGACAGAGTAGACACCTGTTCCTGGGGTTAGTGGAAAGTTTTCCTAGGTAACATATGTTGCCTTTACAATTATTTATGTTTCTTCTATTCTGGGTTTCTTCAGGACTTTGACCATAAAGGGATGTTTGAATGATTTGAGCCCAACCCATATGGTTCTGTGGCCATGTTCTTACCTGTTAAGTGCATATTTGAAAATTATCAAAAATTTATTGATTGCTAGTACAGAAtcagttatttctttcttttttttttttttttccggagctggggaccgaacccagggccttgcgcttgctaggcaagtgctctaccactgagccaaatccccaacccctgaatcaGTTATTTCTAAATCTAAGGGAGAGGGCCTCATCTTTGCATTCTTTGATTAGTACTGTTTGGTCAGTCTTACTGATAACTCTTGGATATTGGAAAGACTGGGCTGAAGTAAGGATCCTcacaatgggggttggggatttagctcagtggtagagcgcttgcctagcaagcgcaaggccctgggttcggtccccagctccgaaaaaaagaacaaaaaaaaaaaaaaaaaaagaatcctcacaatgggaggaagcagagggaagtgACGTCCAGCACAGATCACCTTCCTAGAGAATGGGGTATGAGTTGGGCCCACAGGGTGGGACTACGATGCCTCCAAGAATCACTGCTGTTAATAATAGAGATGGGTTCTGGTATTTTTCTCCCTCAGACACATTTACTCAAACTAGGCACCAAAATGCTGACGTTGCTTCCTGGAGAGAGGAAACCTAGTATTCCTTTTACTCAAAGAAGAGCCACCCGGCAGACCAGCATCACCTCCTTTGTCACCTCACAGCCAGGTATGGCAGCCACTGGAGACACCGGGATCTGAGGAGCAGAACAAGGGGGTCATTTCCCCGTGGTAGAGTCTTTATAAACCGTAGATGTTGCTTTGGAGAAGCTGGATATTATACATACCTCTATACGTGTGCTTGCTGGTTCTGTTCTGCTCCATCTAATTTTAAATATTGTCTTCACTGATAGAGCCGTGAGGGAGAGCATAGGGAGAGCTGTCTCAGAGCAGGTTGGAACACACAGAGCCCTTCGTGCGCACTGTTCTCCAAACACAacgtacttttcttttttatataacaAGGGAAGTTGCCATTCCTCCACTCCCCCCACCCAAAACACTCACTATTTTCAAAATCTGGTGTATTTTATATACTCTATGTTGAATTCTTAAGAAAAATTGAAGTTTCTCACAGAATAGTGTCTGCAATATATCTTAGCAGTAAAAAGAAAATCCAccattctgctttttaaaattctttatataatttgagTGTGATTTGAGTGGATAGGAATCCTGTTTCATTCATCTTTAAGGGAGAACAGGATCTATCCCACGCTTACTGAAATGGACAGGCTAGACACTAACTTGTTTTTCGTTCTAACTGGTTGACTTAACATCCTACTATCTTCATTGGCTTTCTCATGAAATGTCTGAGTTGTGGagaaatgacatttatttttataattacttaaaaattatactttgattgctaatatgattttttttatgacCTTACAAAACAAATGTCCACGCATATTTCCTTAAGGATAATGCCTGGGTATGTAGTTAGCCAAGGCAGGACCGTTGTTTAGTAGAAACCATAGTAAATAAAACAAGCGAAACTGTTACCGTTTGGCTCTTTGTTAAGAACCTTGTGATGAAAACTGAGTTGAAGAAGTCAGCTATGGTCTGACTGTAAAGCGTCTTTGACATATTAGGCAGAGGGTACCTCCCTGGAAACATCACGCTTGAATAGGGGAATGTATGATTGAGGTCTTAGAGCTTTCAGCAGAGAAAGCAGGATTGAAAATAGGACTATTAGCCTTGAAGTTGTTTCAAGAGTCTGGGACTCCTGTACTGCAGGAACAGTGCCTGATACTGGATTGGAAAGTCCAACGAACTCCTGGCCAGAGCATTTTCTCAGTGTAATTGTCTTTCGTTTCATTAGGAATGGCAAATGGTGGTAACCAGAAGAACGCGTCCTCTCTCAAAGAAAATCAGATCAACAGAGAATGCAAGTCTAGAAGCCAGCTAGACTGTTTGGACCAGGGATTAGAAGATGATTGCTTGGTGTCCCCTTTGGCCACTTCAACTCCTGCAGACATCCGGGAAGCTGGACATTCTCCTCAGTCTTCCCAGATTTCAGGCTGCCAGAGTTTGGAAACAACATCTTTGACTATGATGTCTTTTCCCCAGCCAGTTGTCCTGATGGGCACCGGAGAAAGTAAAGCCcccttggcttcttcctttacCCAGTTCTTAGAACGTTCTTGTTTGCTGGATCAAAGAGAGGccaagaggaaaagggaaggactTTGTGGATCTAAGACGGACTGTCCAGGGATGGGAAGCCACATCAGACCACCTGGGGGTAAATGCCATCAGCCCTTGGACAAAGCCAAAGTGGAGAAAAGGGCGACTGCCAAGGAGAACAGGCAGGCCCCTGTGCATCTTCAGACATACAGGTTTGGATCCCACAGTGGGAAAAAAACATTACTGGTGACAAAAAGCCCTTGTCCTCTTTCTGTATTTTCCTGGGACATTGACAGGAAAGACAGGGACTCCTGGAGTCAGCTTTTCACTGAAGATTCCCAAGGCCATCAGGTCATTGCCCACAGCACTAAAATGCCTTTCCAAGATGTAACCAATGCTAGGAATCAAGGCTCAGGGCAGTTTCCCGACAGCCCTCAGGCCCAGGGCCAAGATGGGCCTACTCTGTTACATCTGCAGCCACACCTGCTCTTTACCCAGGACTCTGAAGGTAATCGGGTTATCAGGCACTAGTTTTAGACGTTTATGTGAGTGTATCTTGAAGTGGCAGAGCTGGAGGAaagtggggtggggctgggtaAAGATTTGTTTGGTGAAAGGCCAGGTGGGATGAAGCAGTTGTCACTATGGAACATTTTCTGTATATAAATAAAGCAGGCAGTGTGTGGTAGGCATGCTGGTTGGTATCGTGCTTTCCACTCAGGAAGGTGACTGGTGCATCCCGTGAATGGATGTGAGGACTGAGACGGCAGGACAGGACTAACTGAAACCAACTCTGTTCCCGGAGCTGCTCCTCTGCCCTTCTAGAGGCCTTGCAGTTACTGCTCAGATACGAGCGCTTTTCCTCTCTGGCTCATTCAGACTCCCAACTGCAGCTGAAGAGAAGCCTACCGCCCCAGCCCGGGTGTGTGGAGCTGGTGGAGGGGGTGCATATGGCAGACGATCATGTGTCCCCCCTAACCACccaagatagggtttttctgtgtagctctggacggccttgaactcacagagatctacttgcttcTCTATCACTTCCAAGTGCCGGGATGTACCACCACAACCCACAGGTCATCTCTTTGTTGGTGTTAACTGTACATTGTATGCTtagagctggac
It encodes the following:
- the Aunip gene encoding aurora kinase A- and ninein-interacting protein; protein product: MSRRGPEEEACGVWLDAAALKRQKMQTHLLKLGTKMLTLLPGERKPSIPFTQRRATRQTSITSFVTSQPGMANGGNQKNASSLKENQINRECKSRSQLDCLDQGLEDDCLVSPLATSTPADIREAGHSPQSSQISGCQSLETTSLTMMSFPQPVVLMGTGESKAPLASSFTQFLERSCLLDQREAKRKREGLCGSKTDCPGMGSHIRPPGGKCHQPLDKAKVEKRATAKENRQAPVHLQTYRFGSHSGKKTLLVTKSPCPLSVFSWDIDRKDRDSWSQLFTEDSQGHQVIAHSTKMPFQDVTNARNQGSGQFPDSPQAQGQDGPTLLHLQPHLLFTQDSEGNRVIRH
- the Aunip gene encoding aurora kinase A- and ninein-interacting protein isoform X1 — its product is MSWAHRVGLRCLQESLLLIIEMGSGIFLPQTHLLKLGTKMLTLLPGERKPSIPFTQRRATRQTSITSFVTSQPGMANGGNQKNASSLKENQINRECKSRSQLDCLDQGLEDDCLVSPLATSTPADIREAGHSPQSSQISGCQSLETTSLTMMSFPQPVVLMGTGESKAPLASSFTQFLERSCLLDQREAKRKREGLCGSKTDCPGMGSHIRPPGGKCHQPLDKAKVEKRATAKENRQAPVHLQTYRFGSHSGKKTLLVTKSPCPLSVFSWDIDRKDRDSWSQLFTEDSQGHQVIAHSTKMPFQDVTNARNQGSGQFPDSPQAQGQDGPTLLHLQPHLLFTQDSEGNRVIRH